The following nucleotide sequence is from Amia ocellicauda isolate fAmiCal2 chromosome 14, fAmiCal2.hap1, whole genome shotgun sequence.
TTGACCAATGATTCTGATCAAATGTACCAAATAATTTGAGCTGGATCAGAAATGGTGTGTAAAAGCGCTTTGTTGTGtaatcagggtgtgtgtgttagagcccgactgatacaggttttttgggtccAATACTGATAATTGGGAAGCAAAATTTCCCGATTACCGATGTATCTGccaattatttacttttttgttcaCATGCAAAACggacattttctagcatggatccctcaaatctctccATGTCAGAGAAATTGTCAAATATGCCatgaaggcaggatttttacataataaacttaacataAATTACATCAATAACatccacaaatcaaacattgtattttttttaaatacattagaatAAGGGAGAGTAAAGGAGAAAATTAAAcgtatgcatgttctatacattagaacaaagaccaaggtatgtgagcaatttcacacacaaatagacaaatgttctatacattagagcaaATACTATGGTAGTGGTAATTGCTGGTCtagattatatttgtattttacacgCGTCAGGTTTTCTCAGGTCTCAAGTCCTGCTCGGTACTCCATACTGCTGATCATACAGGGGCAGGTTATAGCGcagacagcacaacacagctgtatttgtttaaaaacatgcatttaaaaatgccctcaattgtaacatatttaatatatatgttaagCGTATGCAATATGAATCACAGCCAAAAGACGATGcaggatttgaaatagttttataaataccatgtatagtttcagttttatccaacattgtctgagagatGCATTTTTCGTAAATTTTCTTTAGttgttttactgtgatctgagcatgcttgtcatttggagacagtTTTTGTCTGCGGATATCCAGTCAACATTTTCAGCAaatatttcctgtttttctgtattttaattaattaagcgatttaattaacttttcagtaaaaatgtgCCATAGAATACAttaatcttcagtcatgatgaaaataatcaaaaccgtgggtactcaaatgcagcacagccttcaaaaacactttctattggttatgagggttttagtaaaacacatgtTTATTAGTTTgagccctgtgtttctcagtggggGTGTTTGTTACACCACGGTGCACCGCCGCACATGAGAATCAGTGTCGTAAGATCCCAGTGGaaactaaagcaccataactacgttaaaaaataatggtaaataattataataatgactgtaaaaccaaataaatgtgtttatttgtctgAATTCTGACtaaggattttatggtaatttgaaaaaatatttagccaatGGGTTGAGAAAATATATTGGTGGTATATCGGTGGAATATGTGCTGATACTGATATTGCTGTAAAAGGCCAATAATATCGGTGCTCCGATAGATCTGTCGGGCcctggtgtgtgtggtgtgtgatgAGACCGAATAGTCGACAATGTAACTATTCCTTAAAGATGGTCACTATGGACAAGTGAATCCAACATTTGAGAGATACAAAAAAATAgtatatattgatttgattttaaagcctgtacagttgattggctctctatgtagctgtaatgaagattgatgGGAGGGTGGGATTTTCTATTTCTTATCTGTGATTGGCTAAACTAGAACATACAGACATTATGGTCACGTTCATCCTgtgcggctccaccaatgggattggTGGGATTCTGCAAATATGTGCGTATCTGtggaaataatacatacaaagtaaatgaaaacactgtttaGTGTATagtatgtgcagtgcaattaaactaccacaaatctacaactggtgtgttaacccacctaaaagccgcTTCTGCgacactagcaatgacagaaagcCAGCTGTTGCTATTTATTCTGTATTCACTGCAACTCGAACGCACAGGTGTGTTTCTGAACACAGACCGACAGTCtgtgttgagtgtggtttggaaacgTGGAAAAGTACATTGTTTAGTTAAGTATACCGTATAAATTAgatagtctaatacattttggattttgctgtttttacaggaaaacattgccacaaggtcATTAATGTTCAGGCATTTTCGTTGCAGCtaacattgctaaactattattgaatggaaactaatacaaattgaaaaacattttagtctGTCACTTACGGCTgttattgcaaaatattcctttgtCAACAAAtattcacaacctttatagttaccACTCTGACATGAGATGATTattgctgctgttattatgccatttccatacgtcttctaataggaaggtatttttacacagactaatgtttatttaacaaactTGTGTTAGAtaagaattttaaaataaagttcacaACTTTTTCCAATTGCAAACATGTCACATTTTGAATGGGTCGGCGGGGGGACAGGCGATTATTTGAATAGTCGTGGACAACAGCTGTGGAATTATCGATAATATTTGTCACGCACATCCCTAGttagtgtatgtgtgagagtgcaTATGTAATGTTAGTGAGTGTTTAGTGTGTGTGGTGTTGAAGTCTCTCTGAGCAGAGTCCACAGACTTGGTGAGTTGGCACTTTTTCCGCAATCATAAACACTGAGTGACTGACAGAGCTCAGCCAGGAACCTGACGCACAGGCAGTGtttcagccagccagccaggcaggcaggcaggcaggcagtgtgtcagtcattgtgtccttctgtctgtctgtctctcacactctctctctctctctctctctctctctctctcagtgatgTTGCAGGTTGTGTACGAGTGGTTCTGGTGGGACCGGCTCTGGCTGCCCTACAACCTGACCTGGTCGGACCTGCAGGATCGCGATGGCCGCGTCTATGCCAAGGCCACCGACCTGTGGGTGACCCTGCCGCTCGCCCTGCTCTTCATGGTCATCCGCCAGCTGTTTGAGCGGTGAGTCTGGGGCCGTGGCAGCGCCCCCTGCGACCATGAGGGGAAGTGCGGCCTtgaagtctctctctcttgaagacttctctctctctctctctcaatgctgATCCATGTCTGCCCCCCCCAGGTATTTGGCCACGCCCCTGGCCAGTTTGCTGGGGGTGCGAGAGACGGTGCGGCCCAGAGCCAACCACAACCCCACACTGGAGAGCTTCTACAACAGCAGCGCCAAGCACCCCAAACAGGTCAGCCCTGACACACTCACCCATTCGtccgcacacaaacacacgtagacacacacacccacaccaatCCATCCCTACTTAAACACACGCACCCCTTCCcccacttcacacacacacacacaacctctccacacaaatgcacacaccctgcccacaaaaacacacatacaaatccCCCActccccactcacacacacacccctccccacttaaacacacacccaacccccccacacacaaacacacaggtttGGAAACCTTTAGACAAGCCGTTCTCTTCTAACAGAGTGATGTGGAGAGCTTGTCCAGGCAGACGGGCTGCTCTGTGCGTCAGGTCCAGCGCTGGTTCCGGCGCCGGAGGAACCAGGACCGGCCCAGCCTGCTCAAGAAGTTCCGGGAGGCCAGGTAGGCCAGCGCCACTCAGCGTAACGCACCGCCCACGACATACCGGGTCACGGGACTGCACTGTACAACACTCCTGCCGCTCACAGCCACACGCCACCGCGGTGATACTGCATACACGGCACAGAAGGGACACAGCCATCAGAGCCACACATGTCCCACGAGCACATGCACCGCACTGCCGCaccacagcagcacagcacagggTGCAGTGCAGTCCCACACACATCTGTGTTGTCAGTGGTCAGTGTGTAGTGCTTGTGTCAGTAGTGTCTGTCAGTACATGTACatctgtctgtatctgtgtgtgtaagtgtttgATTCGAGTCAGTGAGtatgtgcatgtctgtgtctgcgtgtgtctgtgtgtgttgtgacattACCTCTGAAACAGTCTTTTGTTTGCTTGTGAACAACAGAGTCACTGTTCATTCAGCATTACAATctggctccctccctccctcctctgtcaaggcagtgtgtgtgtgtgtgtgtgtgaaactgtgtctgcagtgtgtgtgtgtgtgtgtgtatgagagaaaCTGTGTGTCCACAGTGTGTGTTGAGACCGTGTGCTTCTCTTCCAGTTGGAGATTTACCTTTTACCTTCTTGCTTTCATTGCTGGCCTGGCGGCGCTGATCGATGTGAGTattcctctcctccctctctccctccctccctctatcctcctctccctccccctctcagcCTCTTGTTTCACTCTTCTCTGTGTCTCTACTGTACCTCTTCCTCAGccatcctctccctccctctcatcctccgattttaataaaatgaacaaaaaacagaaatacaatcGTTCACAAGTTGTGctgatatctctctctctctctttctctctcgtgTGTTTCAGAAACCATGGTTTTATGACCTGAAGGAGGTTTGGAAAGGATTCCCCACTCTggtttgtttataattattattgcaaatacttattattagtagtagtgctGTTATTTACGTGTTGATATCCATATTGTTAAATCTCCTTTttcccctcctccactcttgccaccccttccctctctcctcgCCTCTCCAGACGATGCTGCCCTCTCAGTATTGGTATTATATGATTGAGCTGGGATTCTACTGGTCTCTGCTGTTCAGTGTGGCATCTGACGTCAAGAGGAAAGTGAGTCTTGATCCCCCccttcggtgtgtgtgtgtgtgtgtcagtaaacaGGAAAAAAGTATCTGATCAAGAGTTTTAaccactttctctctctgtctatctccctctctctctctctctcaggacttTAATGAGCAGATCGTCCACCATGTTGCCACTATAATCCTGATCAGTTTCTCTTGGTGTGTGAATTACATCCGTGCCGGCACTCTCATCATGTTTGTGCACGACTCCTCGGACTACCTGCTGGAGGTACggacacactgacgcactgaccGATTGACGGAAAGCACGCACTGATGGACTAATGCAATGACTGACGCACTGaccgtctccctctctctcagtctgcaAAGATGTTCAACTACGCCGGCTGGAAGAACACCTGTAATGCCATCTTCATCGTCTTCGCCGCCATCTTCATCTTCACACGCCTGGTCATCTTCCCCTTCTGGTGAGACGCGCACAACACCAGACACAAGACACCGCTcgcacaacacaaacacacacaaaacacactacATACCCTGTACACATTGACGCACACTGCACGCACTACACACTGTACACCCCTCTCCcggacactgtactgtacatgggtgtcagtgtgtataactctctctctctctctctctctctctctctcaggatacTGTACTGTACGTGGGTGTACCCAGTCCAGCTGTACCCGCCCTTCTTCGGGTACTACTTCTTCAACGGGCTGCTGCTGGTGCTGCAGGGGCTGCATGTGTTCTGGGCCGTCCTCATCCTGCGCATGGCCGCCAAGTTCCTCACCGGCAAGGTAccggagagggggaggagacgGGCAGAGGGGTGGACGGGGTAGAAATGGGAAGGGGAGGGATAGAGGGAGGAGATCAGAGGTGGAGGAGCGATAGAGGGAGAAGGGGGAGGAGATTgtagggggagagggaggggcagATGGGTCTAGtgcaggggtctcaaactcagttCCTGGAGGGCTGTGTGTATgatgctggtttttgttccaacagagtcctcaattacttaattggtctaattgtttaattggctAGATACATTTCAACACCTATCCAGGCCTCgggatattttataagcaactgtaccttgaatcaaatgcacttttagaccatcaactgtaaaataccttgcaatatattttttaaatgtatcaaacTAGAATGCTAAATTTCCTGGAGAAACTCTATCTGCATGTGACAGTATGTTTGAGTAGAGTACGCAGTATGTTTCACTGTACATGTAGCACTGTAGGAAGTACaagatactacagtatactatagtcaGATGTGGGTTTAGAGATTTTGTGGCCCTAGGCTATGCACAGTTTGAGGCCCCTCTtcacacagaaaaaataaacaaaatgcaggTGACCTGAGGCTGGGCACACAGTGAATGCCAGTGTAAAGGCAATTAATGGTACTGATGTTACAGTGGTGAGAGCCTATAGCCTACTGGTAGACCAATGTAAACGGCACGAAAGACACCACcataaataatttataaacaGTACAGGCTGTGCTGTGGCACTGTACCATACTTTAAGGTGGCATCAGCCAATACAAGGCAAGAGCACTGTAACGGTATTAGGTCATTACAGAAGTAAGCCACGCAGAACTGCAGAAGTGTGTGCTACACAAACGCGGCAATACATCTAAAAATTGAGACTGTTGTGAGGTTGATGTAAAGCATTCAAAATATCCAACTTACCGATGATGTCATATTAGTGGATCTTTTTCCTGCTTTTCTTTGAAGCAAACTCACTGATTGATAAGGGTGACGTCCCTCTGACGCAGCAGATCCTGTTCAACAGACATCAGAGTCTGTGGTTCAGCCACAGTTCACCCACTGAGGTCCTGAGTTTGTTTGATCAATCCCAGCTTGAAAAAGACTCTCACCTCTTGCATTTGTGGCAGATAAAGTCAAATCTATTCTGAAAGCAATATCCACATGAGGGAAAACAGTATGACATCCCTTATCCTTAAATGAACATATTCCGTGGTGACTGGGCAGTGCACAAACTGAAGGAGTTCCTCAGGAAAACAGTGGATTTTACTAATGTTTCACGGTCTCACAATGAAGATCTTACAGTCGATCGCTGCTTCCACATCGTTTCCAAACAAAGTATTACTTCCTCCcggctttttctttaaaataattctgacCTGTCAAAGGCTCTCTGGACTGTCACTCAGCTTAGTCCCGCCCTCAAGCAGAGGTACATGAGTCAATCAGTGAAGCGAAGTTTTGGAACAGAACTGCTACAGGGGGCAGAACGTATCTGATgcgtctgattggttacttgcctttaggAGGCGGGACATACATGACATGAGTTTTGACAGGTTTGTAATCTTGGAGACGGCTCTGCCCCACGTCTTGTCATCCTGTGCGGTTGCACACACTCGCTCAATAGGCGAGCCGGCCCTGCCCACTCATTTTTGTAGACCCACGCAAGGTCAAACTTAGAAAAGACAGCATTGCCAGACATTTTCAACTAGGACTTGATAGTAATAATTTATGGCACAATAGGTGTGGGTTTATTTTCAGGAAAAAAGCTCAGAGAAACGTAATTACTAAACAACCAACATTATAATTAACATTTGTACTTCCCTTGCTGAGGCCCCCTGGTGGAGAGAGGCCCTAGGCTGCAGCCTTCATGGCCTGTGTGGTTAACATGGGCCAGACTGTagtataaaagtgtaatatggtataaaattgtattacagtatttgttgtagtctagtataatgtattactttgtattattgttattactatagtatacaacagtGTACCATAGTGTTTGTTGAACTGTAGTACATTACATGGTACTACAGTATTCAATAGTCTACTATAGTATAAAAATGTGCTATAGTATATCACAGGCTACTACAGTATATGGTACTATAATAGTATATTATGGTTTAAATCAGTGTACTACAGTATGTGTTGTAGGTTGTAGTAGTGAATCATATGGAATAATATTAATCGCTACTAAACCtctatatatatgaatttaatgtactataattattattagtagtagatgTGGTAGAAGCATTATCATCATCTGGCATTATAAGGGGAAAATGTATGGTAAATACTTTCTTAAAAGCATGTATAAATCATGGTCAAATCATACACAATACGCTATATTAGGCCAATAGGGAATGATCTGAGGTATGTATGGAATTTTTTCTGACATTTTCTAGCGCACAGTTGTGATAAGTGAATAATATGGTGCTAAATAATTGCAACTAAAGTCCTGTATATACAAATTTAATGTAGTATAGTTATTAGTAGTAGAAGAGGTATAAGTATTATACCCGGCCCTCAAGGAATTGAGGTTGAGACCCCTGGTATAGTGAGAGATGAGAGTAGAGAGAAGGAGGAGATCAGGGGGAGGAGGGATGGAGGATATGGGTCTAGTGAGAGATGAGAGTGGAGAGGGGGAAGGACACTTTTTCGATTTTTGATTTCTTAACACTTTCCTCTCTTCCCCCCCTTTCCGTCAGTTCGTGGAGGATGAGAGGAGCGACAGGGAGGAGACTGACAactcggaggaggaggaggaagtcaAGAAAGAGCGCCTGGGCGTGGAGGGGGAGGGTGTGGGAGCGGGAGCGGTCAGCAGGGGGCAGAAGGGGCCCAAAAACGGG
It contains:
- the cers2a gene encoding ceramide synthase 2a, which encodes MLQVVYEWFWWDRLWLPYNLTWSDLQDRDGRVYAKATDLWVTLPLALLFMVIRQLFERYLATPLASLLGVRETVRPRANHNPTLESFYNSSAKHPKQSDVESLSRQTGCSVRQVQRWFRRRRNQDRPSLLKKFREASWRFTFYLLAFIAGLAALIDKPWFYDLKEVWKGFPTLTMLPSQYWYYMIELGFYWSLLFSVASDVKRKDFNEQIVHHVATIILISFSWCVNYIRAGTLIMFVHDSSDYLLESAKMFNYAGWKNTCNAIFIVFAAIFIFTRLVIFPFWILYCTWVYPVQLYPPFFGYYFFNGLLLVLQGLHVFWAVLILRMAAKFLTGKFVEDERSDREETDNSEEEEEVKKERLGVEGEGVGAGAVSRGQKGPKNGPMRNGHPSYNNNHHRKTE